From the genome of Capsicum annuum cultivar UCD-10X-F1 chromosome 4, UCD10Xv1.1, whole genome shotgun sequence:
ctGGAGCTACTcttagccttaagcaccgtgtgatgcctcaggacccattttcagggcgttacagacttggcatcagagcctaaggtttaaagagtcccagggagtctgataagccgtgttacgtagagtattgatcatcggtgtgtagcgcgccatatctatgagcataAGGCTAcgggacgttttaggaaaaagtaatctctttctttcataatccttCATGCTTACAGTtttctctctctgctattaactcatgctcttttatGACAGATAATGCCTCCTCACAGAGCTTATGTGTGGAGAATCAATAACCGGGCACCTCAACCCGCAGACCTTGTGAATTAAAATATGTCCCATGATGAATTTCGGGAAGCCttccaggcgctagcccaagctgtcactgcaaatgttcaggccaaccagGCCCCAATTCCACCTCAACatggaggtgatttagctgctgctaggattTACGATTTCATGCaaatgaatctgccagagttctatgggtctaaggcaaGTGAGGACTCTCTGTTATATCTTGAGGATATAAGAAAGATCACGCAGATGATGCATATGTCCGAAGAGGAAAGTGTTGATATGGCTTCATacaggttgaaagatattgcatatgacTGGGTGATTGcctggaagaagggtagaggtgagggtgtTGCTGCTATGACTTGGTAGGTGTTTTAGGAGGCATTCCTGGATTAGTTCTTTCTACTGGaaatgagggaagcaaagattgaggagtttatgaacttgagaagAGCCCCATAACTTTCAAGGAGTATTTTCTGAAGTTTAACCAGCTAGACAAGTATGCTCCTTGTCTGATTACTGGCACTAAGTCCAGTATGACTAAGTTCATGACTGGAGTATCTGGTTAAGTAGCGAAAGAGTGCAGGACAACCATGTTGATAGTGAGATGGATCTTCCTAAACTGATGTTGCATGGCCAGCAGATCGAGTTAGATAAGTTGAGGGAGAGGGAGAGAACGAGAgggaacaagagggctagatccgAGAAATAGAAGTATGGATAGGCCAGATCACATGGAGGGAATCACCCCCAGTTTTAGAATCGTTCATTCATGCCAGCACcttcatctgctagtgctcctgcgcctagaggtaggcaggagcaagggttTAGGCATTTGACGTCTAGGTCCCAGAACACAGTGAGTAATAGGCCTAACTATCCTCCGTGTACTAAGTGTGgcagggttcatccgggtgagtGTTGGGCTGAACAGAgaggttgttttagttgtggaaagATGGGCCATAAAATTTGAGATTGCCCACATGACAGGCAGGGGAACCGTGATGTTCGCCCTCAGACTCAGATTACTAGTGCTCCATCTCTCGTGGCCCGTGCAACCCCTactcagggtgcttcatccagCACTAATGGCGGTCAGCgcctgtaacaccccgtattcaagaacgtgtattggcgtattcataTCGGAATTTGCCCGTCAATGGTTCCaagcgaaggttattgaataagctttccaacgatataaagatttccaaaaacggataggtttcgaatgtaatcgagcacgttcgaaactataaaatggtggccgggatatttgggaatagtaatgtgcaggaaaatttcctgtacacaaactactgaggccagccaattttttgggtcaacttcgaacgatcataactcccttaatataatgaactgggagagctgcgacctataaaaagaaagatatttgagtcttctttccaatgcaattggtttcatccaaatacaACGTCTGattaaggagttatactcgttttacttcagcctctcaaaatagatttttagggtcaacttcaaacgaccataactccttgtacaggatgaaatgggtggcctactttatattaaatgaaatccctttgaattatctttccaacgataccaatttcatccaaatccgatatcggagcaaagagttatggccgatctactttagcttatcaaaatagtccaccaaaggacagatttggcattatttaaattttaaaggcattttggtcattccctattttattatggacgggaatatgtgtatatatatatatgtatatgagttcaaaaactcattttcattatcaatcattgagaaagaacaaatcctagccaaatttgacctttaaattacttttgattcaaccgtagaaattccaaagtaatccgataattgcgtttgtcatctcgagagcttcgaacggcacctattatttgtgcaaacaggattgcataatcaagaggtgaattctaaggtatgaatattgtttgcctttgttctcttccatatgtatatgtgtgatagaggattatatgtattggttgttattgaaaggtgatgaaaatagggttagggactattttgcatggtttggttgtattgaattatggaaggtggatatggtaattgatttatggaaggtggatatggtgatatactattgaattgatgattatttatgtctatggctcaatttggtttaatggattggttggaaggataaatgaattcaaagttgatattggaggatgttgtatgaatatgcatggcatgtgaatgtaattggagtataagagggttaaagtgacaccctttatggtgtaattaaggcttactacttaaccactagtttggtgaattcaaataattgaattgtaacgtttggtcgctaatactagattgctatatatgttcattgtagataagcaATCCtaaaagacgagaagtccatttgggactagtgttgaaggttgacagtcaggtatgtaaagcatactctataccatatctttggcatgaaagtgaacaattgttctattaagaaagtttccaaagttattcagtaacatgtgatccataatggttttgtatgatgtcctacgttaccaatgaacttgtttccaccctacaagatgtcaagacatttcaatacttacttgtcttccaaatcttacatgtttattgcactaatgaatgtcagaaggtattcggttactcaaacaagatccatgtactattaatgactccaaaacgtttcattgatataccaataagttcctacttcattgttatggcattgatgactccaaaacacttcattgatgtgccaatgagttcttacttcattgttattgcattgatggtatatttatatgtatcttattgatgtatcattgtttcaaagtatcaaaaatgcggtggcaaccaaaataacaatctcaaagattaattgaactaaatgatggaagttctctcttatcgggtggtatcccaggggcataatcctatcatgggtcgatccctatttatgtgtttatgggtggtatcccaggggcataatcctatcatgggtcgatcccagttgatatgtactggaggcagcctaatggtcatagtacagtacagtaatgattacaaagatgataagaacgaaggtaaagtgattgaataaatacaatgcacaggttgtcacaagttctagtaagtgtggtccacttctattatgatttattcacttatttctgatttctattgagctcctatatcatatgtgattatctacagttttacatactcagtacatatttcgtactgacgtcccccacggaggacctgcatttcatgctgcaggcacaggtacctcagctcatacaccgcataagtaggagccaggatatccagctgcttttggtgagatccagtttgcttcggggctttccgtgtcatatccagtcacttttggtattgtatagaagttagttatatggcggggtgtgtcccgaccttagttaaactctgtgtattatttaaaggctttgtagacctaatgtacagtcaaggtggtgttttgttagtagacgtgatggctccaacggccaagtattgtatatacatatatatgtgtactcgagcttatacaggtgattatttccttttatatgcgacatgatgctgtccgaatttcgggctGTCATAGAGATATGCatgagaagtataaggttatCAGCTGGTTCTCTTGGACCTCCTCGATTACgagtgccagtccgccccaataggttTTGAGGCGTgacagcgccagaatagattttatgcccTATCATCCCGCCAGGAGCAGAAGgattctcccgatgttgtcacttgtatgctccgtgtatttcactttgatgtttatgtgttgttggaccctgggtcaagtttctcttatgtgacaccattggttgctgtgaattttaaagtgagttttgaaaatatttccgAGCCCATTCTAGTTTCTACCCCCGTAGGCGAGTCAATTGTTTCCAAGCAAGTGTACaaaagtgtcctgttacagtCTTTCATAGAGTTATGCTTGCAGACTTGATacagttagacatggtggattttgatgttattctggatATGGATTGGCTTtgctcttgttatgcatctatagactatcgtacccgtgtagtcaagtttcagttttttgaTAAACCAATTTTCGAGTGGTTCGAGAGTTCAGTATCTCTCAAAAGtcattttatttcctatcttagggcCAGAAAGATTATTTTCAAAtgttgcatctatcatttagtttgagttaaagacactaagtctgaaaatTCAACTCTTTTGTCAGTTagcatagttaatgagtttcctgatgtttttccggaaaatctcccaggggtacctctcgatagagagatagagtttgggattgaccttcttcctgatgcataacctatttctattcctccaaaCCGTATAGCACCCGCAgagcttaaggaattaaaagagcaactcaaagatcttttagataaggatttcataaggcccagtgtctctccttggggtgcacctattctattcgtgcggaagaaagatggttctttgcgtatgtgcattgattatcgtcatcTTAActaagtcacagtcaagaataagtaccctcttcctagaattgatgatttgtttgatcaattgcaaggtgcaagttatttctcaaagatagaccttagatccggctatcatcagcttaaagtgagagagtgtaatattccaaagacagccttccgaacccgttatggttactttgagtttctagtcatgtattttgggttaaccaatgctccaacagccttcatggaccttatgaattgaaTGTTCAAGAAGgaccttgatatgtttgtcattgtattcatagacgatattcttgtgtattcccaaAGTGAAGATGATCATGccaaccatcttagaattgtcttgcaaactcttagaaaccatcaattattcgccaaatttagcaagtgtgatttttggctaaggtcagttgcttttcttggtcatattgtttctgccgaaggcattagagttgatccccaaaagacaaaagctgcaaagaattggcctagacttaCCTCCCCGTTAGAAATTAGGATAGTCTTGGCTAGAAACTGAGTCAGGTGTCTCAAAGAGAGCTTGTGTTTTGGGTGGATTAGGTGTGATTTGCTTAGTGTTGAAATTCGAATAGTAGATTCATGTAGAATCTCATAGCACTTTTCAGAATTGAATTCGGGACTCTGGAGCTTTGATAGTGAAAAATAGGTGTTTTTGGATGTTGGTCTTCATCAAGGTGAATCTTTTAACCATCTTTATCTTGCTTTCGTAAAACTCAAGTTTCATACTTAGGCCGTTGAAAGAAGAATAAGTGATTCGTGTGTAAATAGTTGGCTTTGCatctttgtattttaaaaagttttgatAGAATGATTGAGTATAGAATGTGGGTTGGTCGATAATGATaggtatatgttggatcgggtaccacgccggtacggatatgtatatgttggatcgggtaccacacctgtacggatatgtatatattggaccGGGAACCacaccggtacagatatgtatatgatggattgggtaccacgccggtacaaatatgtatatattggatcaggtaccatgctggtacggatatgtatatgttggatcgggtaccacgccggtactgatatgtatatgatggatcgggtaccacgccggtatggatatgtatatggcgGATCGGGTACCACATTGATAAGGtgcatgaacatagattgttcccagTAGGTCATGCATCTATTTTGAGATGAAATGAGAAAGCAAATTTGAAGTTTAGATGCTTACTAGGACGACAGAGTCTCGAGCAGCAAGTGCTAGAATGTCAGCACAAGAGACAGTGTGAGGACAAACTTGTTCTAATTTAGCTTTAATCTCATCAATTACCTCAAATCCCCTTAGCGAATTCTTGTTTGGTCCTGCTTCCTTTTCACTTTTGAATGCACTACTCTTATCCAATAATATGGATACATCACATCCCTATAACgcaagaaaaaatatatgaaattattgaatttattGAGGGAAAAAGGTCCAAATTTACTCATCTTAAACATCTCAATTTACCATTCATTATATATGTTTTGGaattatttataggaaaaataatataaatatataccttaacttaccatatttacatAAGTCTCATCCTTATACagtaattataaaaattccaactaattttgtatcttcgttggatgtattgggagctaattatatatctcaacagatgcaaaattgaaaaaaatatatcgggagctaattatgtatctcgaccgACCGAAAAtcgagattttcagtaattatgcaaaatatcaaaaaaagattataattaaacttacaactatcgagatttatgttgtttgcccttATTTATAACCTAATCATTTACAACTGATCATGTATTTGTCTTTAACCATAATGGAGGTTTAGTGTGGACTGACTGAATTTTACGTgtcaaaatacttttttttaatgaaaaaaggtCAAAATTTACCCCTATTTTTTGACTAAGGTTTAAAATTACTTTGTATACTTCAAATTGGAGCTCCATTACACTGGTAAAAAAAAGTGACTTTTCATGGAATTCGTGAGAAATTGGCTTGTTAGAAATAtgataaaatctaatatttttcaGGGTGTCTGAAATTCACATTTTTTACTAGTGATTAGCATTAGGAGAAAATATGAGACGAATTGCTAACGATAAGGATATGAATGACTCCAAAATACAATGGAGTATACAAAAATGTGTCTAAAAGTTTTATACCTGGACAATGCAGTCATGGAAGTGAAGTCTTAGCAAAGAAGCAGCCATTCTTGGATCTTTAGCAATTGCCTCTTCCAAAACAGAGATTACAATTTCAGTTGCTTGAGGACTTGAGAATTGGTACAACTCTGGTAAAAGACCACCATAATTGGTACTGGAAACTAGAAAGGCTTGGAATATTGcacaagataaaataaacattACTAGTCCAAGAGAAGCCATATTAATTGGTGACTTGATcgaaattgaaaaatcaaatttttgtaTGATAAATTTAGATACTACATCTTTTTTTTTGGGTGTATAGCTCAATTGGTAAAGCATTGGGCGTTTAACCTAATGGTTGTAGGGTCAAGTTCTGCTATACCTAAACCTATCTTACACTCTATTATGAATAGGGATGCATAGTAGCCTTCAAAGATGACTCTTTGGACTGTTGACTTGCTTCGGCGACTTCACCCTTTTTTAAGTGACAAGGGAGTGAGCCGCTCCAAGCGAAAGTGAAGAAATTTGACCTTTTTGATTTGTAGATAGTCCTTACTATAAGTATAATGTTGCAAGTGGTATAGGCAAATCCATTGTAGTCTAGCTGGTTAGGATACTCAGCTCATTTTCTCCGGAACTTTGCTAAAGCGGAATACTTTGTTCAcgagttttatatatatatatatatatatgagcaaTTTGTCTTTTAAGCTAAACGTACATTTGTTTGTTCAAATATGTCTATAACTTTCTTTTTGCCTACTTTCAACCTGATCACAAACTAGTACGTAagcaatatatttttttaatcacttaGATGAACTAGTTTTGGACCAGAAATTTGCTATCGTGAATTTAATTTCCTTGTCGCAAATCGCAAATCATAAGTGATCGTGAAGTTAATTTAGTATATTGTGTCCTTGTAGATTATATTGTGTCCTTTCATTAAAAAACCTTTATGAATTAAAATACTTGTATAGAGtccaaataaaataagaaattagacAAACCctaacaatatatgtatatatccgGATGTCaccattttaaaatattaacattcatcaactcataaaattcaaattcttaATTCGACTTTCGACTCGGTTATAAGAGTTGGTATTCTCATGGAAGACGAGGTTGCAATTCCATGTGTTTTCAATCCAAGTGACAATAATGATGATGCTGTTATTGGTCCTGATTTTCTTCTGCTCAGTGCCTTCTTGTTTGCAATAGAAGGGATTGTCTTGTTGATGACCTCTCTTTTTTGTGGTCGAAGATTCCTTTAAAGGACGATTTCGTTTTCTTGCTATCTATGTGCTGTTTGCGTGCTTCTGTATTTTCTTTCCTCATATTTATAGTTAGTCAGTTTGAATTTTCATGGTTATCTAGATTTATGAGACGTATTTTTTGATGTCATGAATCAATGCAGATATATCTGACACCAAATCCTCAATCTAACGATTCCTCAACAATAATGGATGTGGTATAATTTCACAAGGACTAGGAAAGGGTGAGTGTGTGCATACATTAATTCCTTTAtatctaaaattaattttagagtTTGAAGTATTTTGATGTGGTTTGTTTCAAATATATTCAGCATTTAATGTCTATTTTTCCTAATCCCAATAATTAGCGTTTCATTTTATCGATGTCTAATTCTTGAATACTGTACGACAAATACTCTCTTGTTGatctcaaaataattatcacatttcgatctcaaaataattgtcacatttttttttttttttaagagtaaatttattaattagtttggaatatatttatgtaatttatcttTTCAAAGGTAAAATATACATTATTTGAAGACTGGTTGGAGTATTTGATCATAAGTACATTCATGGTGGTATATATGTCTTTTTCCGACCGAAAGAAAGGAATGATGTATAAGAATTGCGCAT
Proteins encoded in this window:
- the LOC107868538 gene encoding peroxidase 9-like is translated as MASLGLVMFILSCAIFQAFLVSSTNYGGLLPELYQFSSPQATEIVISVLEEAIAKDPRMAASLLRLHFHDCIVQGCDVSILLDKSSAFKSEKEAGPNKNSLRGFEVIDEIKAKLEQVCPHTVSCADILALAARDSVVLVSI